The Terriglobales bacterium genome includes a window with the following:
- a CDS encoding DNA-directed RNA polymerase subunit beta', translating into TIVDEKAREKERYSVVYGARVKVEDGQAVTLGQALVEWDPYTFAILTEIGGTAQFKDLHEGVTLHEEVDEVTGLSRHVVAESPDEKHQPSIVIKGKGSKRYLMPSRAHLMVQDGDTVHPGDVLAKIPRETTKTKDITGGLPRVVELFEARKPHDPAVISEIDGTVKFGEISKGVRKVYVVADNGTEKEYAVPRGVHVNVQEGERVRAGEPLMDGPLNPHDILAVLGEKELQAYLVNEIQEVYRLQGVNISDKHIEVIVRQMMRWVKVEDVGDTQFLLEQQVDKFRFREENERVIQQGGKPATGRPLLLGITKASLSTESFISAASFQETTRVLTEASIQGAVDHLRGLKENVIVGRLIPAGTGMEYYRNVRLSPELEEAAAKVQEEVSAAYEEAERALELLRHEGETEELAAE; encoded by the coding sequence TCACCATCGTGGACGAGAAAGCCCGCGAGAAGGAGCGCTACTCCGTGGTCTACGGCGCCCGCGTCAAGGTGGAGGACGGCCAGGCGGTCACCCTGGGCCAGGCCCTGGTCGAGTGGGACCCCTACACCTTCGCCATCCTCACCGAGATCGGGGGGACGGCGCAGTTCAAGGACCTGCACGAGGGCGTCACCCTGCACGAGGAAGTGGACGAGGTCACCGGCCTCTCCCGCCACGTGGTGGCGGAGTCGCCCGACGAGAAGCACCAGCCCTCCATCGTGATCAAGGGCAAGGGCAGCAAGCGCTATCTGATGCCCTCGCGAGCCCACCTCATGGTGCAGGACGGCGACACTGTGCATCCCGGCGACGTGCTGGCCAAGATCCCGCGCGAGACCACCAAGACCAAGGACATCACCGGCGGTCTGCCGCGCGTGGTGGAATTGTTCGAGGCGCGCAAGCCCCACGATCCCGCCGTCATCAGCGAGATCGACGGCACGGTGAAGTTCGGCGAGATCTCCAAGGGCGTGCGCAAGGTCTACGTGGTGGCCGACAACGGCACCGAGAAGGAGTACGCGGTGCCCCGCGGCGTCCACGTCAACGTGCAGGAGGGCGAGCGCGTGCGCGCCGGCGAGCCTCTCATGGACGGCCCCCTCAACCCTCACGACATCCTGGCGGTGCTGGGCGAGAAGGAGCTGCAGGCCTACCTGGTCAACGAGATCCAGGAGGTCTACCGCCTGCAGGGCGTCAACATCTCCGACAAGCACATCGAGGTGATCGTGCGCCAGATGATGCGCTGGGTGAAGGTGGAGGACGTGGGCGACACCCAGTTCCTGCTGGAGCAGCAGGTGGACAAGTTCCGCTTCCGCGAGGAGAACGAGCGCGTGATCCAGCAGGGCGGCAAGCCCGCCACCGGGCGCCCGCTGCTGCTGGGCATCACCAAGGCCTCGCTCTCCACCGAGTCGTTCATCTCGGCGGCCTCCTTCCAGGAGACCACGCGCGTGCTCACCGAGGCCTCCATCCAAGGGGCGGTGGACCACCTGCGCGGCCTCAAGGAGAACGTGATCGTGGGGCGCCTCATCCCCGCGGGCACGGGCATGGAGTACTACCGCAACGTGCGCCTCTCGCCCGAGCTGGAGGAAGCGGCGGCCAAGGTGCAGGAAGAGGTTTCGGCGGCCTACGAGGAAGCCGAGCGCGCCCTGGAGCTGCTGCGCCACGAGGGCGAGACCGAGGAATTGGCGGCGGAGTAG